CGCTCCGGCTTCGCTCAGTGAATGCGCCGCGTAGCCGGCCTCGGCTACGGCGGCGGCGAGCGTCTCCGGGTCGGTCATGGCGGGCAGATAACGCACATGGGCGCGCTCGGTGGCGAGGTTCACCGTCGCCTCCAGCACACCGGGGGTATGTTTGAGTGCGCGCTCGACCCGTCCCACGCAGGAGGCGCAGGTCATGCCTTCCACCGCCAGATCCAGTTCGCTGACCACCGGCGTGTAGCCGGTCTCGCGGATCGCTTCGGCCACCCGATCTGGATCGAGTTGATCCGGATCGAAACGCAGCTCGGCGCGCTCGGTGGCCAGGTTCACGTCGGCCTCGACCACACCCGGCAGTTTCTTGAGCGCCCGCTCGACGCGCGCGCTGCACGAAGCGCAGGTCATGCCTTCGACGTCGATTTGCAACTCTTTGAGCGTCACGGTGGTGTCCATCATCATTGATCCTCCCCCAAGAGCGCGCCCAGAACCGGGCATTCGGCGGTGGAACCATGGCTGGGGCATTGCCCGGTCAACACATCACCAGGCCCGCCTTCATGCGTTGAAGATCCGCAATCTTGCGCTCAATGTCGGTGATCTTCTCCGCGGCCAGTGCCTTGACCGCGGCCAACGGGATCGGCAGCGCGCAGCAGATCAGCGTGCCGGTCGGGGCGAACAGCGTCAGCCAAGTGACACGGCGTTGCCTTGACTGCGAGGGATCGATGTTCATCGTTCGCTCTCCTACTAGGTCAGCCAGGGGAAAACGGCGAAGTAGCCGTTGAGCAGATACAGGCCGGTGACGATCAGCAGAACGCTGCCGGCTAGCTCAAAGGCCGGGCGAAAGCGAGCTAGCGGTTTCAATTGCTCGATCCACTCCATCGCGGCCGCCGCGCCGAGCAGTACAACGAGCGCCGGGGTGCAGGACGGGCAAATGGCAACCAAGAACGGGATGCCGAGCACAAATGCACCCCAGATGCTGCCAACCCGCTTGACCTTGAACCCGAACGCGGCAACGGCAACCGAACCCACCCGGTCCACAGCAAACCCAGAATGATCAGCCAGGGTCCGAGTAGGAGTCCCAACCAGCGCCCCACCAGCGTTTGCACGCCTCGTCCGCCGAGCCCTGCCACCGCGCCCAGCAGCGCGTGCGCGACGATCAGCCCGGCAACGAAGGCTAGGCCGTAACGGGTGGCTTCTCGTGGCTCGCGAGCACGGATCACATAAGCGAGCGGCACCGGCAGCGCGGCGATGGCAAGGGGGCTGACGCTGAACAACAGACCAGCCAGCAGACTGATCCCGCTGGCTGCGCCGACTCCTTGGGCGGCGATCTGTCGCACCGCCTCAAGCTCCATGGCTGTGCTCCTCGGGACGGCGGCACAACGTGGCCGTAAGCTGCGCTGGCGATGGCAGTGTGGTGAATAACAATTCGCCATCCACGGCGAGTGCGGGCAGTGTCAGGATCCCCATGTCGACCGCGCGGTCGATGGAATCGAGCACGTTGACTTCGCACCACTCCACGCCAGGCACAGTAGCTTCGGCTGCGATCTTGAGTTCATCCGTGGCTGCCGCGCACTTGGCGCAGCCGGGCGCATAGAACAGTTCGATCTTCATGGCACGCGCCCTATATTCCAGGCGACCTCTTCCAGCGCTGCCAGAATTGGGCAGTCGTCCAGCGGAAGGCTGCCGCCGCCACATTCGGCCACCAGTCTGTCGAGCGCGGCGGACATCGCCTGCATGGCGCGAATCTTGGCGGCGAGATGGAGCTTCTTCTCGATGGCCAGACTGCGTACATCGTCGCAGCAGGCTTGATCGCTTTGGCGCAGATGCAGCAGCTCGCGGATTTCCGCCAGCGTGAAACCGCACGCCTGCGCTTGCTGGATAAAGCGCACTCGGCGTACCGCATCCTCGCTGTACAGGCGATAGCCGCTGTCGGTCTTGGTCGAGGGGGCGAGCAGCCCCTCGCGCTCGTAGTAGCGCAACGCGTCGGGGCTGATGTCGCGTGCCTTCGCCAGCTTTCCGATGGTCAGCATCACGGTTGGCCGAGGCCAGCGGCACGCAGGCTCGCTTCGTCCACGCCGCGTCCGGCACAGCAGCCTATGAGCCGGCCGTTGATCGCCACCGCCGGCACCGACCTCACGTCCAGCGCCCTGGCGCGTTGCGCCACGGCCATGTCTCGCATGTCGAGCACATCAACTTCACACGACGGGCAGGCCACACTCTTTACAAGGGCTTCAACATCCGCGCAGGCTGGGCAGCCTGCGCTGAATACTTCGATTTTGCGTTTAGCAGTCATTTCAAGGCTCCGTTACATGTGCTGGCGAGGACGGCAACGGAATGCTGCTGTCCTGTCACGATGCCAGGATAAACCTTTGAGCCAACTCCAGAGTCAAGGGAATTTTGTAATAATCAACCGCGTATTCGAGTGTGTCGCGGTCGGGATCGACCTTCACAGCGAGCCTGGGCCTGGGCTTTGCACGCGCCGGCGCGGCGCGCATTTCGTTTCTGCTAGTGTAGTGCTTCGTAATTTATAGAACGAAATGCGCGCTTGACGGTCTCAATGGACAATGCGTCCATTCGAGGCCGACGATGCGAATTGCAACTGCGATTGTTCTGGGCACTGACGAACGAAACGTGCTGACGAAACTCGCGCGATCGAACACGACCAGCGTGCGGCTGGCGCGCCGGGCGCAGATGGTGCTGCTTGCCGCCGACGGCCTGGACAACACACAGATCGCCGCGGAAGTTGGTGTGGGTCGCGTGCAGGTGGGTCGCTGGCGCGATCGGTACGCGCAACTGGGTCTGGCGGGGATCGAACGCGATGCGCCGCGAAGCGGTCGCAAGCCCAGTGTCGATGCGGCCGAAATCGTACGCCTGACCACGCAAACCAAGCCGCAGGCTGCGACCCATTGGAGCACGCGCAAGTTGGCCGCCGAGGTCGGGGTCAGCGACACGACGATCCTGCGCATCTGGCGCGCCAACGGACTCAAGCCGCACGTGGTCAAGGGATTCAAGGTCTCGCGCGATCCGAAGTTCGCCGAGAAGCTCGAGGACATCGTCGGCCTGTACATGAGTCCGCCCGAGCACGCGCTGGTGCTTTGTTGCGACGAGAAGAGCCAGGTTCAGGCGCTCGATCGCACCCAGCCAGGGTTGCCCTTGAAGAAGGGTCGCGCGCAAACCATGACGCACGACTACAAGCGCCACGGGACCACGACCCTGTTCGCGGCCCTGAACGTTCTGGATGGTTCGGTCATCGGTTGCTGCCAGCCTCGCCACCGTCACGAGGAGTGGATCAAGTTCCTGCGGCGCGTCGACCGCGAAACGCCCAAGGGCAAGGATCTTCACCTGATCTGCGACAACTACGCCACGCACAAACATCCCAACGTGACCGCCTGGCTCGACAAGCACCCGCGCTTCCACGTTCACTTCACGCCGACGTCGGCTTCCTGGCTCAACATGGTCGAGCGTTTCTTCCGCGACCTGACCACCGACCGATTGCGCCGCGGCGTGTTCCGCAGCGTCCCCGAACTTGTCTCGGCCATCAAAGACTATGTCGCCACTCATAACAACAACCCAAAGCCCTTCATCTGGACCGCCAAGGCCACGGACATCTTGCAGAAAGTCATCCGCGCAAATCAGCGGTTAAGTTCCAAACAGAATGAAGCACTACACTAGTGTAGTGTTTCGGTGTCAATGGAACTTATATGGAAATTGCCACTCCAATGTTCTACTTCGGTTTTCATTGGGGTGAGCAAGTGCGAGTTGCGCCGACGATCGTGCTGAGCAAGGAAGAGGAAGCGGAGCTGATGAAGCTGGCTCGCTCCAAGGTGACGAGCGTGCGATTGGCGCAGCGAGCCCGCATCGTATTGTTGGCGGCGCAGGGGATGCAAAACAAGGACATTGCCGAAGAGGTGGGCGTTGGCCGAGTACAGGCTGCGCGCTGGCGCGATCGCTTCGCGCAAAGGCGCATGGCTGGCATCGAGCGGGACTTGCCGCGCGGAGCGCCGCCGCGGAAAGTGGACGTGAGTAAGCTCGTGGCGTTGACGACGCAGACCTTGCCCGATGCGGCGACGCACTGGAGCACCCGCAAGATGGGGGCGGTGTTGGGGGTGAGCGCGAGCACGGTCATGCGGCACTGGCAGGCACACGGACTCAAGCCTCATATCGTGCGTGGCTTCAAGGTGTCGCGCGATCCGCAATTCGTCGAGAAACTCGAAGACATCGTCGGGTTGTACATGTCGCCGCCGGAACACGCGCTGGTTTTGTGCTGCGACGAGAAAAGCCAAGTGCAGGCATTGGATCGCACGCAGCCGGGACTGCCCCTGAAGAAGGGGCGCGCGGCAACGATGACGCACGACTACAAGCGGCACGGCACGACCACGCTGTTTGCGGCGCTCAACGTCCTCGATGGCCAAGTCATCGGTCAATGCCAGCAGCGGCATACGCATACCGAATGGTTGAAGTTCTTGCGCCAGATCGACCGCGAAACGCCCAAGGAGAAAATCCTGCACCTGGTTGCCGATAACTACGCGACGCACAAACACCCGGCGGTCCAGCAGTGGTTGGCCAAGCATCCGCGGTTCAACATGCATTTCACCCCGACTTCGGCTTCCTGGTTGAACATGGTCGAGCGCTTCTTCCGCGACCTGACCACCGAACGGCTGCGCCGCGGCGTGTTTCGCAGCGTCCCCGAACTCGTCTCGGCTATCAAAGACTATGTCGCCACTCATAACGACAACCCAAAGCCCTTC
This genomic window from Burkholderiales bacterium GJ-E10 contains:
- a CDS encoding putative cytochrome c biogenesis protein, with the protein product MDRVGSVAVAAFGFKVKRVGSIWGAFVLGIPFLVAICPSCTPALVVLLGAAAAMEWIEQLKPLARFRPAFELAGSVLLIVTGLYLLNGYFAVFPWLT
- a CDS encoding glutaredoxin-like protein (Precursor) — its product is MKIELFYAPGCAKCAAATDELKIAAEATVPGVEWCEVNVLDSIDRAVDMGILTLPALAVDGELLFTTLPSPAQLTATLCRRPEEHSHGA
- a CDS encoding MerR family transcriptional regulator, whose translation is MLTIGKLAKARDISPDALRYYEREGLLAPSTKTDSGYRLYSEDAVRRVRFIQQAQACGFTLAEIRELLHLRQSDQACCDDVRSLAIEKKLHLAAKIRAMQAMSAALDRLVAECGGGSLPLDDCPILAALEEVAWNIGRVP
- a CDS encoding putative Thioredoxin/glutaredoxin, producing MTAKRKIEVFSAGCPACADVEALVKSVACPSCEVDVLDMRDMAVAQRARALDVRSVPAVAINGRLIGCCAGRGVDEASLRAAGLGQP
- a CDS encoding ISBmu8 transposase, yielding MRIATAIVLGTDERNVLTKLARSNTTSVRLARRAQMVLLAADGLDNTQIAAEVGVGRVQVGRWRDRYAQLGLAGIERDAPRSGRKPSVDAAEIVRLTTQTKPQAATHWSTRKLAAEVGVSDTTILRIWRANGLKPHVVKGFKVSRDPKFAEKLEDIVGLYMSPPEHALVLCCDEKSQVQALDRTQPGLPLKKGRAQTMTHDYKRHGTTTLFAALNVLDGSVIGCCQPRHRHEEWIKFLRRVDRETPKGKDLHLICDNYATHKHPNVTAWLDKHPRFHVHFTPTSASWLNMVERFFRDLTTDRLRRGVFRSVPELVSAIKDYVATHNNNPKPFIWTAKATDILQKVIRANQRLSSKQNEALH
- a CDS encoding ISBmu8 transposase; amino-acid sequence: MEIATPMFYFGFHWGEQVRVAPTIVLSKEEEAELMKLARSKVTSVRLAQRARIVLLAAQGMQNKDIAEEVGVGRVQAARWRDRFAQRRMAGIERDLPRGAPPRKVDVSKLVALTTQTLPDAATHWSTRKMGAVLGVSASTVMRHWQAHGLKPHIVRGFKVSRDPQFVEKLEDIVGLYMSPPEHALVLCCDEKSQVQALDRTQPGLPLKKGRAATMTHDYKRHGTTTLFAALNVLDGQVIGQCQQRHTHTEWLKFLRQIDRETPKEKILHLVADNYATHKHPAVQQWLAKHPRFNMHFTPTSASWLNMVERFFRDLTTERLRRGVFRSVPELVSAIKDYVATHNDNPKPFIWTAKASDILQKVIRANQRLSSKQNETLH